A region from the Geobacter benzoatilyticus genome encodes:
- the lpxC gene encoding UDP-3-O-acyl-N-acetylglucosamine deacetylase, with protein sequence MIKRQTTINRIFKLSGVGLHTGRTVTLEFLPRREFGIAFVFGGRLIPARYDMVADTRLSTQIAADGAAVATIEHLMAAFYYSGITNCLVYIDGPEVPIMDGSAWEFYHEMWRAGVYEFPEAGVYLKVLRPVEVTLNDAWVRVKPLNTLDISMTIEFRPPVGRQKKRVMDVENAVSIINSRTFVLHEEIEAIRKAGLAKGGSLDNAVVIGGETIVNPHGLRYKQELVNHKILDLIGDLYTCGYRMLGKVEAFKTGHHLNNLLLKEIFSDPENYAIY encoded by the coding sequence ATGATAAAGCGTCAGACAACCATAAACAGGATATTTAAACTGAGCGGCGTCGGTCTCCACACGGGCCGGACAGTTACCCTCGAATTCCTCCCCCGCAGGGAGTTCGGGATTGCCTTCGTCTTTGGCGGCCGCCTCATCCCGGCCCGCTACGACATGGTTGCCGACACCCGCCTCTCCACCCAGATTGCCGCGGATGGCGCGGCGGTGGCCACCATCGAGCACCTGATGGCCGCCTTCTACTACTCGGGCATCACCAACTGCCTCGTCTACATCGACGGACCCGAGGTGCCGATCATGGACGGTTCGGCCTGGGAGTTCTATCATGAGATGTGGCGCGCCGGGGTCTATGAGTTCCCCGAAGCGGGGGTCTACCTGAAGGTGCTCCGCCCGGTCGAGGTTACCCTCAACGATGCCTGGGTGCGGGTCAAACCACTGAACACCCTCGACATATCCATGACCATCGAGTTCCGGCCTCCCGTGGGGAGGCAGAAGAAGCGGGTCATGGACGTCGAGAATGCCGTCTCCATCATCAACTCCCGTACCTTCGTCCTCCATGAGGAGATCGAGGCAATCCGCAAGGCAGGGCTGGCCAAGGGTGGGTCGCTGGACAATGCCGTGGTCATCGGCGGAGAAACCATCGTCAACCCCCATGGGCTTCGCTACAAGCAGGAACTGGTGAACCACAAGATCCTGGACCTCATTGGCGACCTCTACACCTGCGGCTACCGGATGCTCGGCAAAGTGGAGGCATTCAAGACCGGCCATCACCTGAACAACCTGCTGCTTAAGGAGATTTTCTCCGACCCGGAGAACTACGCAATCTACTGA
- a CDS encoding YkgJ family cysteine cluster protein, with protein MTATGNTPPFDFSAYCGDIADLATQGLAVATGEEGIRSLMGRVTGRAEEVLSSRMSLKDRGLIACGPGCAACCTINVTVLLPEAIAIARYVTGAGNGLSHLKQRIADTASRVRWMDDGERISAGIPCAFLDERGWCVIHPVRPLTCRALSSTDSQQCRRALASHGSCEEEMIVVNIFQKFLMEETFRALSMALERAGLDISSRELCRSVTRCIQDPHLSDDFLAGNRIRFPD; from the coding sequence ATGACTGCAACCGGCAACACACCCCCCTTTGATTTTTCAGCGTATTGCGGCGATATTGCCGATCTGGCGACGCAGGGTCTGGCCGTCGCGACAGGGGAGGAAGGGATCAGAAGCCTCATGGGCCGGGTGACGGGACGGGCGGAGGAAGTACTGTCTTCCAGGATGTCCCTTAAAGATCGGGGGCTTATCGCCTGCGGACCGGGCTGCGCCGCCTGCTGCACCATCAATGTAACGGTGCTTCTGCCCGAAGCCATTGCCATCGCCCGCTACGTCACGGGCGCAGGCAACGGACTCTCTCACTTGAAGCAGCGGATCGCCGATACAGCCTCCAGGGTACGCTGGATGGATGATGGCGAACGGATAAGTGCCGGTATCCCGTGCGCCTTCCTCGACGAAAGGGGGTGGTGCGTCATCCACCCGGTGCGACCCCTGACCTGCCGCGCTCTCTCATCCACCGACTCGCAGCAGTGCCGCCGCGCCCTCGCATCCCACGGCTCCTGCGAAGAAGAAATGATCGTCGTCAACATCTTCCAGAAATTTCTGATGGAGGAAACCTTCCGTGCGCTGTCGATGGCGCTGGAGCGGGCCGGTCTCGACATCAGCAGCCGGGAGTTGTGCCGTTCGGTAACACGTTGCATTCAGGACCCGCACCTTTCTGACGATTTTCTTGCCGGAAACCGCATCAGGTTCCCCGACTGA
- a CDS encoding cytochrome-c peroxidase, producing the protein MVTRHSIIGAAALLLLTAGAVGAAGLTDKEQLGKDIFFDTDLSLNKNQSCAACHAPEAGWTGPSDSFNAHGAVYEGSIAGRFGNRKPPSSAYATTAPIFKYVRQGGGMFVGGNFWDGRATGEKLGNPAADQAQGPFLNPLEQALPDSACVVYRVCEASYGGDMDDLWPGSCDIEWPADVEAVCTMEGGMVALDSANRTRSDTAYDYIALAVAAFEGSAESNAFTSKYDAYLAGKSTFTPKERMGLAVFNGKGKCARCHVNTGKKPLFTDYTFDNLGVPRNPENPFYTQTAFNPLGAAWVDLGLGGFLDSRMDYSQYAKTNYGKHKVPTLRNVDMRPSPDFVKAYGHNGYFKSLKEIVHFYNTRDVLPACASGSPGEKVTCWPLPEIALNMNTSELGNLGLTDAEEDALVAFMQTLTDGYGK; encoded by the coding sequence ATGGTTACCAGACACAGCATTATCGGAGCGGCGGCGCTCCTGCTCCTGACGGCTGGTGCCGTAGGGGCAGCGGGGCTGACCGATAAGGAGCAACTTGGCAAGGACATCTTTTTCGACACCGACCTCTCTCTGAACAAGAACCAGTCTTGCGCTGCCTGTCATGCCCCCGAGGCGGGGTGGACCGGCCCCAGTGACAGTTTCAACGCCCACGGTGCTGTGTACGAAGGTTCGATTGCCGGGCGGTTCGGCAACCGCAAGCCGCCCTCATCGGCCTATGCCACCACTGCACCCATATTCAAGTACGTTCGCCAGGGAGGCGGCATGTTCGTTGGTGGTAATTTCTGGGACGGCCGGGCCACCGGCGAAAAGCTCGGGAACCCCGCGGCCGATCAGGCCCAGGGGCCGTTCCTGAACCCGCTGGAGCAAGCCCTTCCCGACTCGGCCTGCGTGGTCTACCGGGTCTGTGAAGCGTCCTACGGTGGGGACATGGATGATCTCTGGCCGGGATCGTGTGACATCGAGTGGCCCGCTGACGTAGAGGCCGTCTGCACCATGGAGGGTGGCATGGTGGCCCTTGATTCGGCGAACAGAACCAGGTCTGATACGGCCTACGATTACATCGCCCTGGCCGTTGCGGCCTTCGAGGGTTCGGCCGAGTCCAATGCCTTCACCTCCAAGTACGATGCCTACCTGGCCGGCAAGTCGACCTTTACCCCCAAGGAGAGGATGGGGCTCGCCGTATTCAACGGCAAAGGGAAATGCGCCCGCTGCCATGTTAACACCGGCAAGAAGCCTCTCTTTACCGACTATACCTTCGACAACCTGGGGGTTCCCCGCAACCCCGAGAACCCCTTCTACACCCAGACGGCTTTCAACCCCCTCGGTGCCGCCTGGGTTGATCTGGGGCTTGGCGGATTCCTTGATTCCCGGATGGATTACAGCCAGTATGCCAAGACCAATTACGGCAAGCACAAGGTGCCGACCCTGCGCAACGTTGATATGCGCCCATCCCCTGATTTCGTGAAGGCCTACGGTCACAACGGCTACTTCAAGAGCCTCAAGGAAATCGTCCACTTCTACAACACCCGCGACGTGCTTCCCGCCTGCGCGTCCGGTTCGCCTGGGGAGAAAGTAACGTGCTGGCCACTTCCCGAGATTGCTCTCAATATGAACACCTCGGAACTTGGCAACCTGGGCCTCACCGATGCCGAGGAGGATGCCCTCGTTGCCTTCATGCAGACCCTCACCGACGGATACGGGAAATAG
- a CDS encoding DUF3106 domain-containing protein: protein MMRKKVAVVMAAGIIMAAILAEGDAVAASWERLTPEERQVLKPFEERWQSLSPERQERLRRGAERWRAMTPEERNAAREKSRHWREMPREQRERIRHRAEEFGKLPPAEQERIRQKYRWFKELPPEERQMLREKWRGTSREERRELRDRYRAMTPEQRRNYLENR, encoded by the coding sequence ATGATGAGAAAGAAAGTTGCAGTGGTTATGGCTGCGGGGATCATAATGGCGGCCATCCTGGCTGAGGGGGATGCAGTTGCCGCGTCTTGGGAGCGGCTTACCCCCGAGGAGCGCCAGGTTTTGAAGCCTTTCGAGGAGCGGTGGCAATCCCTTTCTCCGGAGCGTCAGGAGAGGCTGCGCCGTGGGGCTGAGCGGTGGCGGGCCATGACGCCCGAAGAGCGGAACGCTGCCCGTGAGAAGTCGCGTCATTGGCGGGAAATGCCACGGGAACAGAGGGAGCGGATCAGGCACCGCGCCGAGGAGTTCGGCAAGCTTCCGCCGGCCGAGCAGGAGCGGATCCGCCAGAAGTACCGCTGGTTCAAGGAGCTTCCCCCGGAGGAGCGCCAGATGCTCCGTGAGAAATGGCGGGGGACGAGTCGTGAAGAGCGGCGCGAGCTCAGGGACCGTTACCGGGCCATGACCCCAGAGCAAAGGCGAAACTATCTGGAAAATAGATGA
- a CDS encoding RNA polymerase sigma factor, whose translation MEQSKEERLDSNETLNLFLAGVERRAFRMARLATSDDDEALDLVQDAMLAFVSRYAGKPDGEWAPLFHRTLQNRIVDWHRHSSVRNRFRVWFGGREEDNNGSDPLENVADQSLPDPAASLQRRQLGTAIESAVSRLPLRQRQAFLLRAWEGLDTAQTAFAMGCSEGSVKTHYSRAVHTLRDLLEEFAS comes from the coding sequence ATTGAGCAGAGCAAGGAGGAGCGGCTGGACTCCAATGAAACTCTAAATCTGTTCCTGGCCGGAGTTGAGCGGAGAGCCTTCCGCATGGCGCGGCTCGCCACCTCGGACGATGATGAGGCCCTCGACTTGGTGCAGGATGCCATGCTTGCGTTCGTCAGCCGCTATGCCGGCAAGCCGGATGGGGAGTGGGCGCCTCTGTTCCACCGGACCCTCCAGAACCGCATCGTCGACTGGCACCGCCATTCGAGCGTAAGAAACCGGTTCCGCGTTTGGTTCGGGGGGAGAGAAGAGGATAACAATGGCAGTGATCCGCTGGAAAACGTTGCTGACCAGAGCTTGCCCGATCCTGCGGCGAGCTTGCAGCGCCGCCAGTTGGGGACTGCCATCGAGTCTGCGGTTAGCAGGCTTCCTTTGCGCCAGCGGCAGGCGTTTCTCCTGAGAGCGTGGGAAGGGCTCGATACGGCCCAGACGGCTTTTGCCATGGGATGTTCGGAGGGTAGCGTGAAGACCCATTATTCGCGAGCGGTCCATACGTTGCGCGATCTTCTTGAGGAGTTTGCATCATGA
- a CDS encoding class II SORL domain-containing protein, protein MDRRTFLKTAALGAMVAGITREAAAAAEKYFPVKADQSLFAAINRAKDPAKKSPLEQKHVPVIKAPPSVKAGEPFTVEVTVGEVVHPMGPPHWIQFIELNVGNEPAGRVDMHPRGFLNPKVTFTVVVPKEAAPAGKITLLAFERCNLHGYWEGSLDVTVTS, encoded by the coding sequence ATGGACAGGAGGACCTTTCTGAAGACAGCGGCCCTGGGGGCAATGGTTGCGGGAATTACTCGCGAAGCGGCGGCGGCCGCCGAAAAGTACTTCCCCGTCAAGGCGGACCAGAGCCTCTTCGCCGCCATCAACCGGGCCAAGGATCCTGCAAAGAAAAGCCCCCTTGAACAGAAGCACGTGCCGGTCATCAAGGCGCCGCCCTCGGTGAAGGCGGGCGAGCCGTTCACGGTGGAGGTGACGGTGGGTGAGGTGGTTCACCCCATGGGGCCGCCCCACTGGATCCAGTTCATCGAGCTGAACGTGGGCAATGAGCCTGCCGGACGGGTGGACATGCATCCCCGCGGCTTCCTGAATCCAAAGGTGACCTTCACCGTAGTGGTTCCCAAAGAGGCGGCACCCGCCGGGAAGATAACGCTCCTGGCGTTCGAGCGGTGCAACCTCCACGGTTACTGGGAAGGGAGCCTTGATGTAACGGTAACCTCCTGA
- a CDS encoding GAF domain-containing protein has translation MSTFLEQQEDLDESLNDFAAMAANIINVENCSIMLFREGDKAGDFRLRVFAKTGYLPENAFQEALKVNDGIAGRVAATGQAILVEDITSSPYLPLARAPEGASKCFISVPVMIGTKVVGVINLTNPRDGRCFSDNDLALATFVALLVGKSIQVVQLQNVLRSRFAQMAISRETKTLVASKVTEFYQDPARLARIAAKTFYREMTRAGLGTEHILNAATEIVGLLGDNLKKHKRRMADTQTTAPQEPAGEA, from the coding sequence ATGTCCACATTCCTTGAACAGCAGGAGGACCTCGACGAGAGCCTCAACGATTTTGCCGCAATGGCGGCGAATATCATAAACGTGGAGAACTGTTCCATCATGCTCTTCCGGGAAGGGGATAAGGCAGGTGACTTCCGCCTGCGGGTATTCGCCAAGACCGGATACCTCCCCGAAAATGCCTTCCAGGAAGCCTTGAAGGTGAACGACGGCATCGCCGGCCGGGTTGCTGCCACGGGCCAAGCCATCCTCGTGGAGGACATCACCAGCTCCCCCTACCTGCCCCTGGCCCGAGCACCGGAAGGGGCCAGCAAGTGCTTCATCTCAGTACCAGTCATGATCGGCACCAAGGTTGTCGGGGTAATCAACCTGACAAACCCACGGGATGGCCGTTGCTTCTCGGATAATGACCTGGCCCTTGCCACCTTCGTGGCGCTGCTGGTGGGTAAATCGATCCAGGTGGTCCAGCTCCAGAACGTGCTCCGGTCCCGCTTTGCCCAGATGGCCATCTCCAGGGAAACAAAGACCCTGGTTGCAAGCAAGGTGACTGAATTCTACCAGGACCCGGCACGGCTGGCACGTATCGCGGCAAAGACCTTCTATCGGGAGATGACGCGGGCCGGCCTCGGGACCGAGCACATCCTCAATGCCGCAACGGAAATCGTCGGTCTTCTGGGTGATAACCTCAAAAAGCATAAACGGCGCATGGCGGATACGCAGACAACGGCTCCCCAGGAACCGGCCGGCGAAGCCTAG
- a CDS encoding cytochrome P460 family protein, with translation MKAIIGAIIVALLPVVAAGGERPVAPNGIPIMEGYRNWQVIAPSYREDKGHIRVIFGNDIAVKASRNGTLPFPDGTVLAKVAWTAAKHPKFPVATVPDRFVQVEFMVKDAKKYGATGGWGFARFVGDSLTPYGKDPGFVQECFGCHTPVKGNDYVFTGFAPVP, from the coding sequence ATGAAAGCCATAATTGGAGCCATCATCGTTGCGTTGCTGCCGGTTGTCGCCGCAGGCGGAGAACGCCCCGTGGCCCCCAACGGCATCCCCATCATGGAGGGATACCGGAACTGGCAGGTAATCGCCCCCTCATACCGGGAGGATAAGGGGCATATCCGGGTTATTTTTGGGAATGACATCGCCGTAAAAGCATCGAGGAACGGAACGCTACCCTTCCCCGACGGTACTGTGCTGGCAAAGGTGGCATGGACCGCGGCCAAGCACCCGAAGTTCCCGGTGGCCACCGTCCCCGACCGGTTCGTACAGGTGGAGTTCATGGTGAAAGACGCCAAAAAGTACGGCGCTACGGGGGGGTGGGGCTTTGCCCGCTTCGTGGGTGACAGTCTCACCCCCTACGGCAAAGACCCTGGCTTCGTGCAGGAATGTTTCGGCTGCCACACGCCGGTGAAGGGGAATGATTACGTCTTCACCGGCTTTGCGCCCGTCCCGTAA
- a CDS encoding methyl-accepting chemotaxis protein, translating to MLKNVTIGTKLALGFGTVLLLLTIFTAVTVGSLRTVEVSIGQMKGESLPYALLAEEMAFEVIQVQQFLTDVGATREPDAYREAEETAAGFRTGVEKFREMFQREHDEKGLAAINDMAQAFDSFYTLGKRMADAYMKEGTEGGNRTMREFDAASSTLAEKVRLFKKSQVDEANAMAGHIEQSTGSVEKLLLGLGIAGLFIGILVAYGITRSIRRPLATTVDAIGRIASGDLTVQLPDHGTNEIGILAGAINKMTDDMNGVLKALSQASNHLSSSAAELVAQAEQMACGAEEVSAQTQAVATASEEMAATAHDIASNCTMAANNSRMANEQAATGAGVIRQTVDGMHRISEKVRRSSEKVENLLARSEQIGQIVSTIEDIADQTNLLALNAAIEAARAGEQGRGFAVVADEVRALAERTAKATHEITGMIRSIQQETGDAVKAIEEGVLEVADGREGALQSSSALKEIIKQIETVTNQVNMIAVASEQQNATTVEITNNIQQVTTVIEASTRGSEETAMSAKTLSKLAEELQALVGRFKLAA from the coding sequence ATGTTGAAGAATGTGACCATTGGCACAAAGCTGGCGTTGGGATTCGGGACGGTTCTCCTGCTGCTGACCATTTTCACTGCCGTCACGGTCGGTTCGCTGCGAACCGTAGAGGTAAGCATCGGCCAGATGAAAGGTGAAAGTCTCCCTTATGCCCTCCTTGCCGAGGAGATGGCATTCGAGGTGATTCAGGTCCAGCAGTTCCTTACCGACGTGGGAGCAACCCGCGAGCCGGATGCCTACCGGGAAGCTGAAGAAACGGCAGCCGGCTTCCGCACGGGGGTTGAAAAATTCCGGGAGATGTTCCAGCGTGAGCACGACGAGAAGGGGCTGGCGGCCATCAACGATATGGCGCAGGCGTTCGACTCCTTTTACACCCTTGGCAAGCGAATGGCTGATGCCTACATGAAGGAGGGGACCGAAGGGGGAAACCGGACCATGCGGGAGTTCGACGCGGCCTCATCAACCCTTGCCGAAAAGGTCCGGCTCTTCAAGAAAAGCCAGGTTGACGAAGCAAACGCCATGGCCGGACACATCGAGCAGTCAACCGGGAGCGTCGAGAAGCTACTCCTGGGACTGGGGATAGCCGGTCTCTTTATCGGCATCCTGGTTGCCTACGGCATCACTCGGAGTATCCGCCGCCCCCTTGCCACCACCGTGGACGCCATCGGAAGGATAGCTTCCGGTGACTTGACGGTACAATTACCGGACCACGGCACCAACGAGATCGGAATCCTGGCGGGCGCCATCAACAAGATGACCGACGACATGAACGGGGTATTGAAGGCACTCTCTCAAGCATCGAACCACCTGTCATCATCCGCGGCCGAACTCGTGGCACAGGCAGAGCAGATGGCCTGCGGCGCCGAAGAGGTAAGTGCCCAGACCCAGGCGGTTGCCACTGCCAGCGAAGAGATGGCTGCCACCGCCCATGACATCGCTTCCAACTGCACCATGGCAGCCAACAATTCCCGCATGGCCAATGAACAGGCAGCCACGGGAGCGGGCGTCATACGGCAGACCGTGGACGGCATGCACCGCATCTCCGAAAAGGTGCGCCGGTCGTCCGAGAAAGTTGAAAATCTGCTGGCCCGCAGCGAGCAGATCGGACAGATTGTCTCCACCATCGAGGATATTGCCGACCAGACCAACCTCCTGGCGCTAAATGCGGCCATTGAAGCGGCACGCGCAGGAGAACAGGGCAGGGGTTTCGCAGTTGTGGCCGATGAGGTCCGGGCGCTTGCCGAAAGAACCGCCAAGGCAACCCATGAGATTACCGGCATGATCCGCTCCATCCAGCAGGAAACCGGAGACGCCGTCAAGGCCATCGAAGAGGGGGTGTTGGAGGTCGCAGACGGCAGAGAAGGGGCACTCCAGTCATCGAGCGCCCTGAAGGAAATCATCAAGCAGATCGAAACGGTGACGAACCAGGTGAATATGATCGCGGTGGCATCGGAGCAGCAAAACGCTACAACCGTGGAGATTACGAACAACATCCAGCAGGTGACCACCGTAATCGAAGCATCGACAAGAGGATCCGAAGAAACCGCCATGTCGGCCAAAACCCTCTCCAAGCTGGCCGAGGAGTTGCAAGCCCTCGTGGGGCGCTTCAAATTGGCAGCATAG
- the ylqF gene encoding ribosome biogenesis GTPase YlqF, whose protein sequence is MTIKWYPGHMGKAQEQMSEAIRKIDVVIEVLDARLPASSSNHQLAEMRRNKPCIKVLNKKELADPDVTKAWVRNFEAESGVRALPLSAKQHSEVKQLIKLCQRLAPNRGRPGLPVRVMVVGIPNVGKSTLINTLAGKCVAKVGDKPAITTSSQLIDLRNGVTISDTPGLLWPDMSDQVAAYRLAASGAIGANALDYTVVGLFAADFMMKRYPALLLERYKLTELPGNSTALIEAVGRCLGCMAPGGVVDLHRAAESFLRELRAGKIGRISLEEPGKTDDDAGASIPLSVA, encoded by the coding sequence ATGACGATCAAGTGGTACCCCGGTCACATGGGCAAGGCCCAGGAACAGATGTCAGAGGCAATTCGGAAGATCGATGTGGTCATCGAGGTTCTTGACGCCCGCCTGCCCGCCTCCAGCTCAAACCACCAACTGGCCGAGATGCGCCGCAACAAGCCGTGCATAAAAGTGCTGAACAAAAAGGAACTCGCGGACCCCGACGTGACCAAGGCGTGGGTCCGCAATTTCGAAGCGGAATCCGGAGTGCGCGCGCTCCCGCTGTCGGCGAAGCAGCACAGCGAAGTGAAGCAGCTTATCAAGCTCTGCCAGCGCCTCGCGCCCAACCGCGGCAGACCGGGCCTGCCGGTGCGCGTCATGGTGGTGGGCATTCCCAACGTCGGCAAGTCCACCCTCATCAACACCCTGGCGGGCAAATGCGTGGCCAAGGTCGGCGATAAGCCCGCCATCACCACATCATCCCAGTTGATCGACCTGCGGAACGGCGTCACCATATCCGATACGCCGGGCCTTCTCTGGCCCGACATGAGCGACCAGGTTGCGGCCTATCGCCTGGCGGCCAGCGGCGCCATAGGGGCCAACGCCCTTGATTACACCGTCGTGGGGCTCTTCGCCGCCGACTTCATGATGAAACGTTACCCGGCGCTGCTGCTGGAGCGGTACAAGCTTACGGAACTCCCCGGCAACTCGACCGCGCTCATAGAGGCGGTCGGACGCTGCCTCGGCTGCATGGCCCCGGGGGGAGTGGTTGACCTGCATCGTGCCGCCGAATCGTTTCTCCGGGAGCTTCGCGCAGGCAAAATCGGCCGGATCAGTCTTGAGGAGCCGGGAAAAACCGACGATGACGCGGGAGCCTCGATCCCACTGAGTGTCGCCTGA